In Populus alba chromosome 4, ASM523922v2, whole genome shotgun sequence, the genomic window aaggaccaaagttaatataaaaataaattttaagagatgaaattgaaaaataaatattcaaaacaaaatatatataataatcaaaagtttgaggatcaaatttgatataatcagcaaataatgacatttctaaatttttcacaacttccggaaagtgttttcccctcaaaattttcaggaaaacactttcctgaaaaccaagccaaattttccttttactggaaagtgttttccattaaccaactttcctactggcaaacaaacacaggaaagtttggaaagtgttttcccggaaaccactttccggaaaacaaacacagctaaaaggaaaacactttcctgaaaaccaagtcaattttttttttgactaaaattgaccggaaagtgttttccgttgactagaaagtcttttccgctgaccggaaattgttttccgttgaccaacttttctaatgacaaacaaacacaggaaagtttggaaaatggtttcccggaaactactttccgggaaacaaacaaggcctaagtGTAAAGACATGGTGAATGAGACTTTAAAGTATTGCATGTCActcttttccataaaaaaattcttataaaataaaaatttatttttaatattatcatattaaaaatatctaaaaaataataatttaaaactaaaaaattttaaaatttttaaaaaaacgtgTCCCAACTCCTAGCTTTCTTTCAAAAGATCAACAGCACAAACTATTCTCCACCACTCTGCAAAAAGTACATATTTGGTcacttacaaaattaaaaaaataaataagaaaaatcttctAAAGCGCGTGAAAGCCGCGTTGAAGTCAAACAACCCCACAAATTCCTATATAAAACGCTTATTGATCTACTCAATACACaccaagagagagaaaacactCTTTTCCTCTTTTCCTTCTCTAGCAGCTGCAAAACTAAAGTCTctgtcttttctcttttctctctgttttttctttgtacAATGGCAAAATCAAGAAACCCAACAGCCTTCGGTTCCATGGACGACATAAGGAAGGTATTCAACAAGTTCGACAAAAACGGTGATGGAAAAATTTCTTGCAGTGAAGTTGTAGACAACCTTAGCGAACTGGGTACCAAGATATCACCAGCAGAGGTCGAGTTGATAATGCAAGAATTCGACAAAGATGGTGATGGCTACATTGATCTTGACGAGTTTGTCGACTTCATCCAGAATGGTGGCCTTGGCGACAGTGGTGGCAATAACAGTAAAGAATTGAGGGATGCTTTCGATTTATACGATACGAACAAGAATGGACTGATTTCAGTTGATGAGTTGCACTCCGTAATGAAGAT contains:
- the LOC118048915 gene encoding probable calcium-binding protein CML23, giving the protein MAKSRNPTAFGSMDDIRKVFNKFDKNGDGKISCSEVVDNLSELGTKISPAEVELIMQEFDKDGDGYIDLDEFVDFIQNGGLGDSGGNNSKELRDAFDLYDTNKNGLISVDELHSVMKMLGLKCSLSDCRKMIREVDEDGDGNVNFEEFKKMMTKGLA